A stretch of the Comamonas testosteroni TK102 genome encodes the following:
- a CDS encoding ATP-binding protein, which translates to MPSRLNRVLLINTRTSGKIPSGAINELNPQGGAAVTGENSVGKTTTQQIFALFLGSRPSQIVEAGSGNLPQLQFVLPTPQSAIVFEYQRGEGEDSTRCVAIRRDPNGDAADYRFFKGPFREELFLSETSDGKRVFVDDAGFMEQARKHGVSPERILSTSEYCSVILGAPTNTKRGVALRAMITEYSYGKKRLQHMDRLVAAMVKERIDFRDFINVALSIVEESIGRKAEGQVRKLPQGKKQISLWLENVDACKNAIKQDSEVEKLRVQANTYGQHETQLRSYRADVQHLTAENEKRTKKANTELGALKTARDNAVAGENKTLGEKESAANTALNDRRAAEALFETENEAHKSFINLPIETVIENVDSLPSLRSELATLKSRIETASGELTGIDAQYDAQIGQARTDCQTEIVTLNGSFPQILATFNSETTAIQGDKKKALDDHDESASAIELQLEEAEGSARDAFTTAKLLTQGTQPSDKAKAALKQANDTLSEHRQKELKDQQDLTLATALANDALVEFNKADAAVRSAVAASESAIQSLHDAQKNLAPDDGSLLAALRADGDQEWKSDLARVIDPALLHRNDLSPMRVGVGQEVYGWSLVTDNIDSPIWTDDEALRAAVRRCNDEVKTANTKVQEAREKLKNASSALERANSDKSLIESKVNVNKTTGHQLVEAVELANGRLEKEVADQKAKNAAQLEIAEKAFKDASSEKSTSKRNAGIARKAIEAGFDSQLLACTTRREAAEKLVSARIAERESVLQIAINTINDQRMKHLKNEGIDAELVSGLGETKTKLEGKIRAYEDKQSTVDRWNAWKERVGPVGLDRLSRAAQNAAETHTGKQKELDDHRQEMGRTHAAYENSTAYLNAEIERLGQDAVTLRGLDDRLSLYHATGSSLIDSETTPGDLKAKIVALMETVDSLEGQISKMTRNIREALTGRTNSIQQQIQHEMDESGDSSIVKRALDLCQAYSRSLRDTIAAVQSETHTILGGIMQYQKDISLFKSEVASFDKKLSEGLKKVSAFKRVKDLQIHFAADFDSLDFIKKLDSIEGVSKVQMQESATWGSRDLPNKNTVDALRDFMSLLSTEGTLEVDYAKQITIRGSVEINGEVKHFKRESELAKISSNGLTAIIFITLLSGMANMIRGDGQIYIPWVTDEIGKFDPGNFHSLMQMLRDNHIDVVTASPALTIAEFRHFARCYRFGERGSISRYKGGDK; encoded by the coding sequence GTGCCATCTCGTCTCAATAGAGTCCTACTGATCAACACGCGCACCAGCGGCAAGATTCCGTCTGGAGCGATCAATGAACTAAACCCCCAGGGCGGGGCGGCCGTCACCGGCGAGAACTCCGTTGGCAAGACCACTACCCAGCAGATCTTCGCCCTGTTCCTTGGCAGCAGGCCCAGCCAGATTGTTGAAGCAGGCAGCGGCAACCTGCCGCAGCTCCAGTTTGTCCTTCCGACACCCCAGAGCGCTATCGTCTTCGAGTACCAACGCGGCGAAGGCGAGGACAGCACGCGATGCGTCGCGATCCGGCGCGATCCCAACGGCGATGCCGCTGACTATCGCTTCTTCAAGGGCCCATTCCGGGAAGAGCTCTTCCTTAGCGAGACTTCGGATGGAAAGCGCGTCTTCGTGGATGACGCTGGATTCATGGAGCAGGCGCGCAAGCACGGCGTATCGCCGGAGCGCATCCTGTCCACATCGGAATACTGCTCGGTCATTCTTGGCGCCCCTACCAATACCAAGCGGGGAGTAGCACTCCGGGCAATGATTACGGAGTACTCTTACGGGAAAAAGCGCCTCCAGCACATGGATCGCCTGGTCGCGGCGATGGTCAAGGAGAGGATCGACTTCCGCGACTTCATCAACGTGGCCCTTTCCATCGTTGAGGAGTCCATCGGCCGGAAAGCAGAAGGGCAGGTTCGCAAGCTGCCGCAGGGTAAGAAGCAGATCTCCTTGTGGCTTGAGAACGTGGACGCCTGCAAGAACGCCATCAAGCAAGATAGCGAGGTCGAAAAGCTTCGTGTTCAGGCCAACACCTACGGGCAGCACGAAACTCAATTGCGCTCTTACCGTGCTGACGTTCAGCACCTCACTGCAGAAAACGAGAAACGCACCAAGAAGGCCAATACCGAGCTGGGCGCACTGAAGACAGCACGTGACAACGCTGTCGCCGGAGAAAACAAGACGCTAGGCGAGAAGGAGTCGGCCGCAAACACGGCACTCAACGATCGCCGAGCGGCGGAAGCACTCTTCGAGACCGAGAATGAGGCGCACAAATCGTTCATCAATCTCCCAATTGAAACGGTGATTGAGAATGTCGACAGCCTGCCCAGCTTGCGCTCCGAGCTGGCCACACTCAAAAGCCGCATAGAGACTGCAAGTGGAGAGTTGACGGGCATTGATGCCCAATATGATGCGCAGATCGGCCAGGCCAGAACCGATTGCCAAACAGAAATAGTCACCCTCAACGGGTCGTTTCCGCAGATTCTGGCAACCTTCAACAGTGAGACCACGGCCATCCAGGGCGACAAGAAGAAAGCACTGGATGATCACGACGAAAGCGCGTCTGCCATTGAATTGCAACTAGAGGAGGCCGAAGGCTCGGCGCGTGACGCCTTCACCACGGCCAAGCTACTTACCCAGGGCACCCAACCCAGCGATAAGGCGAAGGCCGCACTCAAGCAGGCCAACGACACGCTCAGCGAACATCGCCAGAAAGAACTCAAAGATCAACAGGATCTAACCCTTGCAACGGCGCTCGCAAACGACGCATTGGTTGAATTCAACAAGGCCGATGCCGCAGTTCGCTCGGCAGTTGCAGCAAGCGAATCTGCGATTCAATCTCTGCATGACGCCCAAAAGAATCTGGCTCCAGACGACGGATCCTTGCTCGCAGCCCTGCGAGCTGATGGCGACCAAGAATGGAAGTCAGATCTTGCGCGCGTAATTGATCCAGCGCTTCTGCATCGAAATGACCTCTCTCCAATGCGTGTCGGCGTTGGCCAAGAGGTGTACGGGTGGAGCCTTGTTACGGACAACATTGACTCGCCTATCTGGACGGATGATGAGGCCCTGCGTGCGGCCGTCCGTCGGTGCAACGACGAAGTCAAGACTGCCAACACGAAGGTTCAAGAGGCTCGCGAAAAACTGAAAAATGCAAGCTCCGCACTTGAGCGCGCCAATTCAGATAAAAGCCTGATCGAATCGAAGGTCAACGTCAACAAAACAACTGGCCATCAGCTTGTCGAAGCGGTTGAACTCGCAAACGGGCGTCTCGAAAAAGAGGTGGCAGATCAAAAGGCTAAGAACGCAGCGCAGCTTGAAATCGCTGAGAAAGCTTTCAAGGACGCCAGTTCAGAAAAGAGCACGTCCAAGCGCAACGCCGGCATTGCCAGAAAAGCGATTGAGGCAGGCTTCGACAGCCAATTGCTCGCTTGCACAACCCGCCGCGAAGCCGCTGAAAAGCTTGTTTCGGCTCGAATTGCTGAAAGAGAGAGCGTCCTACAGATCGCCATCAATACGATCAACGACCAACGGATGAAGCATTTAAAAAATGAGGGCATCGATGCCGAGCTGGTTTCCGGCCTTGGGGAGACGAAGACGAAACTAGAGGGAAAGATCCGCGCCTACGAAGATAAACAGTCAACGGTTGATCGCTGGAACGCATGGAAAGAGCGGGTTGGGCCAGTTGGCCTGGACCGTCTGAGCCGTGCCGCCCAAAATGCCGCCGAAACGCACACGGGCAAGCAAAAAGAGCTGGATGACCACAGGCAAGAAATGGGGCGCACGCACGCAGCGTACGAGAACAGCACGGCGTACCTGAACGCAGAGATCGAGCGCCTTGGACAAGATGCCGTGACGCTCCGCGGCCTTGATGATCGCCTTTCGCTGTACCACGCCACTGGATCATCTCTCATAGATTCTGAGACGACGCCAGGCGACCTGAAGGCCAAGATCGTCGCACTGATGGAGACCGTCGATTCCCTGGAGGGCCAGATCTCCAAGATGACCAGAAATATTCGCGAGGCCTTGACTGGAAGAACCAACTCCATCCAGCAGCAGATTCAGCACGAAATGGATGAATCTGGCGACTCATCCATCGTCAAGCGAGCCCTTGATCTCTGCCAAGCCTATTCTCGGTCACTCAGAGACACCATTGCTGCCGTCCAGTCCGAGACCCATACCATTCTTGGCGGGATCATGCAGTACCAAAAGGACATCTCGCTCTTCAAATCAGAGGTGGCTTCGTTTGACAAGAAGCTGAGCGAGGGTCTGAAAAAGGTGAGCGCATTCAAGCGCGTCAAAGATTTGCAAATTCACTTTGCCGCGGACTTCGATAGCCTCGACTTCATCAAGAAGCTCGACAGCATCGAGGGGGTCTCCAAGGTCCAGATGCAGGAATCCGCCACATGGGGATCTCGCGATCTGCCAAACAAGAACACCGTGGACGCGCTTCGGGACTTCATGAGCCTTCTTTCGACCGAAGGAACACTCGAGGTTGACTACGCCAAACAGATCACCATTCGCGGCAGTGTTGAGATCAACGGTGAGGTTAAACACTTCAAGCGAGAGTCCGAACTGGCAAAAATCTCTTCCAACGGCCTGACCGCTATCATCTTCATCACCCTGCTATCTGGAATGGCGAACATGATTCGCGGGGACGGGCAGATCTATATCCCGTGGGTGACCGATGAAATCGGAAAGTTTGACCCTGGCAACTTCCATAGCCTCATGCAGATGCTTCGCGACAACCACATCGACGTTGTGACTGCATCTCCTGCACTCACGATTGCCGAGTTCCGACACTTTGCGCGCTGTTATCGCTTCGGCGAACGAGGCAGCATCTCACGCTACAAAGGGGGTGACAAATGA
- a CDS encoding DUF6527 family protein: MRHHTLEHRFVRNVPRELEPGVLYISMEYATAVHSCCCGCGERVVTPFTPTDWHMTFNGESVSLHPSVGNWNQKCRSHYVIRQGRVLEAGPWSNAQVEAERRRDKKAKAAHYGGSGEMRSTVQQPTILASEPEVAYQERGSRSQSLWSRLKNWLGH; encoded by the coding sequence ATGCGGCACCACACCCTGGAGCACCGGTTCGTCCGGAACGTGCCACGCGAACTGGAGCCTGGAGTGCTGTACATCTCGATGGAGTACGCAACAGCGGTGCACTCATGCTGCTGTGGTTGTGGTGAGCGCGTGGTGACACCGTTCACTCCAACCGACTGGCATATGACCTTCAACGGCGAATCCGTCTCGCTTCACCCTTCTGTGGGCAACTGGAACCAGAAGTGCCGGTCGCATTATGTGATCCGGCAGGGACGCGTGCTGGAGGCTGGCCCCTGGTCTAACGCGCAAGTTGAAGCGGAGCGCCGCCGAGACAAGAAAGCCAAAGCCGCGCATTACGGTGGCAGCGGCGAAATGCGCTCGACGGTTCAACAGCCGACCATACTCGCATCTGAACCCGAAGTAGCCTATCAAGAAAGGGGGTCGCGCTCCCAAAGTTTGTGGTCTCGGTTAAAGAATTGGCTTGGCCATTGA
- a CDS encoding ThiF family adenylyltransferase, whose amino-acid sequence MSRALFSLNPDLARLRSEGYFMRIQGSLLVMLEVPYVDAQRQVRFGTLSSALDLAGDRTRKPETHVMNWDGDFPCNADGVPLQGISHAEPNTDLGHGLKARFTFSSKPSDQGYPDYYAKMSTYATIVSGPAAVLKSGLSPRVFRGSDEEDEASAFNYLDTASSRVGIGALAAKLEKEVVAIIGLGGTGGYILDFVAKTPVKQIRLFDPDVFLSHNAFRAPSAPTLEDLRDAPMKVHYLKGIYGRMHRFIEAHPVKMKAETLGLLDGITFAFLSMDAGEEKHAVVTKLEALGVPFIDVGMGLELTNGSLGGILRVTTSTPEKREHVHQGRVSFAGGGDQDLYASNIQVADLNALNACLAVVKWKKLRGFYRDLEQEHHCTYTTDGGMLLNGDQS is encoded by the coding sequence ATGTCACGCGCACTGTTCAGTCTTAATCCCGACCTGGCCCGCCTTCGTTCGGAGGGTTACTTCATGCGCATCCAGGGGAGCCTCCTGGTGATGCTGGAGGTGCCCTATGTCGACGCGCAGCGCCAGGTGCGCTTCGGCACGCTGTCGTCGGCTCTTGACCTGGCCGGCGACCGCACCCGCAAGCCCGAAACGCACGTCATGAACTGGGATGGAGACTTCCCATGCAATGCCGACGGGGTGCCTCTGCAGGGCATCTCGCATGCCGAGCCGAACACTGACCTCGGCCACGGGCTCAAAGCTCGGTTCACGTTCTCCAGCAAGCCAAGCGATCAGGGCTACCCGGACTACTACGCCAAGATGTCGACTTACGCAACCATCGTGTCCGGACCAGCTGCGGTGCTGAAGTCGGGCCTTAGCCCGCGCGTGTTTCGCGGTAGCGACGAGGAAGATGAGGCCAGCGCCTTCAACTACCTCGACACGGCCTCTAGCCGCGTCGGGATTGGCGCGCTGGCCGCTAAGCTTGAGAAGGAGGTCGTGGCCATCATCGGTCTTGGCGGTACGGGCGGCTACATCCTCGACTTTGTGGCGAAAACGCCCGTGAAGCAGATTCGCCTGTTCGACCCCGACGTCTTCCTGTCGCACAACGCCTTCCGCGCACCTAGTGCGCCGACCCTTGAGGACCTGCGGGATGCCCCGATGAAGGTGCATTACCTGAAGGGCATCTATGGACGCATGCACCGCTTCATCGAGGCGCACCCGGTGAAAATGAAGGCAGAGACGCTCGGCCTGCTGGACGGCATCACCTTCGCGTTCCTCAGCATGGACGCCGGCGAGGAGAAGCACGCCGTCGTGACCAAGCTCGAGGCGCTAGGTGTTCCCTTCATAGACGTCGGCATGGGCCTGGAACTCACGAACGGCAGCCTTGGAGGCATCCTGCGCGTCACCACCAGCACGCCTGAGAAACGCGAACACGTTCACCAGGGCCGCGTCTCCTTCGCTGGAGGCGGTGACCAGGACCTGTACGCGTCCAACATCCAGGTGGCCGACCTGAATGCTCTGAACGCGTGCTTGGCAGTGGTGAAGTGGAAGAAGCTGCGCGGCTTCTACCGGGACCTGGAGCAGGAGCACCACTGCACTTACACCACGGACGGCGGCATGTTGCTGAACGGAGACCAATCGTGA
- a CDS encoding multiubiquitin domain-containing protein, giving the protein MKHPDFDDVGDAIREDRPLREATAYRIRFGLEGLTFRHIDVPDPVPTGRQILSSAGLDHRADYILFAYLDTGDFEDVRLDETFDLRGKGAERFIAFKSDRDFKFSLNDRQLAWGRTDMLGSVLYDLADTSPDEAVFLEVRGGEDLLIDPDERINFDAPGIERFITAPKPDTGYVILVNSEEKTVPDKHVTFEQVVKLYYPNAAGETNVKFSMTYRNAASLPHAGELGEGGSVEVKKKGTIFNVTRTVQS; this is encoded by the coding sequence ATGAAACATCCTGATTTTGACGACGTTGGCGATGCGATCCGTGAGGACCGTCCTCTGCGGGAGGCTACCGCCTACCGTATCCGCTTTGGCTTGGAAGGCCTGACCTTCCGCCACATCGACGTGCCGGACCCGGTACCCACCGGCCGGCAAATCTTGTCCAGCGCGGGCCTGGACCACCGCGCTGACTACATCCTGTTCGCTTACCTGGATACCGGTGACTTCGAGGACGTCCGCCTCGACGAGACCTTCGACCTGCGCGGCAAGGGCGCTGAACGCTTCATCGCGTTCAAGTCCGACCGCGACTTCAAGTTCTCGCTGAACGACCGCCAGCTTGCCTGGGGCCGCACCGACATGCTGGGCAGCGTCCTGTACGACCTCGCCGACACGTCGCCGGATGAGGCCGTGTTCCTGGAGGTTCGCGGCGGTGAAGACCTCCTGATCGACCCGGACGAGCGCATCAACTTCGACGCGCCTGGTATCGAGCGTTTCATCACCGCGCCCAAGCCGGATACGGGCTACGTCATCTTGGTCAACTCTGAAGAGAAGACTGTGCCGGACAAGCACGTCACCTTCGAGCAGGTGGTCAAGCTGTACTACCCGAACGCAGCCGGCGAGACCAACGTGAAGTTCTCGATGACCTACCGCAATGCGGCCTCGCTCCCCCACGCTGGCGAGCTCGGCGAGGGCGGCTCCGTCGAAGTCAAGAAGAAAGGAACCATCTTCAATGTCACGCGCACTGTTCAGTCTTAA
- a CDS encoding UvrD-helicase domain-containing protein, giving the protein MDPIELARQHARRLHDEAVQRGRNPWSPYDFAVGIANDLGITVETCAPGAAMLDGGRASFDPDLPLILHENEGSPFDQAFLVAHELGHAELGDGEDAPEPSAHIDPARTSEAAPVGMDRVVDYSRRQRREVQMDLFARELLLPRSSIVDLHLVQGQTCSDIAGRLGAPFEVVAQQMLDALLLPAIPVVAEADPVEIPLNEKQRDAARHRGAAFLLQAGPGTGKTRTLVARVESLLDEGVDPRRILLLTFSNKAAGEMTERIALKRPKDAAALCIGTFHSFGLDILRRFSDRCSLPADPRLMDRTEAVELLENEFPRLGLTHYRNLYDPSQTAADILTAVSRAKDEVVDAAGYQVLATAMRAAATDPGAEEAAEKAAEVAKVYARYEELKAASQCVDFGDLVMRPVLLLESDAAVRAQLQSDYDHILVDEYQDVNRSSVRLLAALKPTGVNLWVVGDAKQSIYRFRGASSFNMSRFGREDFPGAVRDSLEVNYRSTSEVVHAFSTFAAGMSAADGEQALEADRGPGGKLPEVITVGSTPLLTAAIADGIEELREEGYRYRDQAVLCRGNDRLSDVGRELERAGIPVLFLGSLFERPEVKDLVAMLTLLVDRRAMGLIRTACWPEFTMGLEDAVRVFEHLRGTNAEPGAWRLGAPTEVTPSGQEALSALHAALAGFDATSQPWIVLATLLLDRTRQAARIAASSSVPEQAQGIAIWQFMNFVRVQPNAQGLPIQRLSDRVRRLLRLRDDRDLRQLPAAAQGIDAVRLMTIHGSKGLEFPAVHIAGVNKDSIPGSLRTSKCPPPAGLVAGGQGSAEEVARAAHHEEQECLFFVAMSRARNRLAFYGATATASGRARALSPFLERIGPVNSRPVTPTTVMPPAPDEAMIPVVFSGTPRFSSDAVGLYESCARRFLYTHLLHVGGRRRTSSFMQMHEAIREVYRTVVAQGGAPTGKLDELLSKAFVTHGLHEHGYVEDYRAMATTMLRYFLESRAGAVVEAPTALRVSFGDHEVEVTPDEVLVRNGIRTLRRVKTGHASSGDGKDVGAAAFVLAARAAFPDASIELVYLADAESKPLTLSPKELSNRQDKLGDIFRGIRAGQFKTEASDAICPNCPAFFVCGAVPPGTLSKNF; this is encoded by the coding sequence ATGGACCCGATAGAGCTTGCACGGCAGCATGCTCGGCGACTGCACGATGAGGCCGTCCAGCGCGGGCGCAACCCCTGGTCCCCGTACGACTTCGCTGTTGGCATCGCTAACGACCTCGGGATCACCGTTGAGACCTGCGCTCCCGGCGCCGCGATGCTCGATGGTGGCCGAGCCTCCTTTGATCCGGACCTTCCCCTCATTCTCCATGAGAACGAAGGATCACCCTTCGACCAAGCATTCTTGGTTGCGCATGAGCTCGGGCACGCCGAACTGGGTGATGGTGAAGACGCTCCAGAGCCATCTGCGCACATTGATCCAGCCCGCACCTCGGAAGCAGCTCCTGTCGGAATGGATCGGGTCGTCGACTACAGCCGCCGACAGCGTCGAGAAGTTCAAATGGACCTTTTCGCTAGGGAGCTTCTGCTACCGAGGTCTAGCATTGTTGACTTGCATCTTGTTCAGGGCCAAACCTGTTCTGACATTGCAGGACGTCTAGGAGCTCCCTTCGAAGTCGTCGCTCAGCAGATGCTCGATGCGCTGCTCCTGCCCGCCATTCCGGTCGTCGCTGAAGCCGACCCCGTTGAAATTCCCCTCAACGAAAAGCAGCGTGACGCGGCTCGGCATCGTGGCGCTGCATTCCTGCTTCAGGCCGGGCCGGGAACTGGGAAAACCCGCACGCTCGTTGCACGTGTCGAAAGCTTGCTGGACGAAGGTGTTGACCCACGGCGCATCCTTCTCCTGACCTTCTCGAACAAGGCTGCAGGAGAAATGACCGAGCGGATCGCCTTGAAGCGTCCGAAGGATGCTGCGGCACTCTGCATCGGAACCTTCCATAGCTTCGGCCTGGACATCCTGCGGCGATTCAGCGACCGGTGCAGCCTGCCGGCCGATCCCCGCCTGATGGATCGAACCGAGGCTGTTGAGCTTCTTGAGAATGAGTTCCCGCGACTCGGCCTGACCCATTACCGCAACCTCTACGATCCATCGCAGACGGCGGCTGACATCTTGACCGCGGTGTCACGCGCAAAGGATGAAGTTGTTGATGCCGCTGGCTATCAGGTGCTGGCCACAGCTATGCGTGCGGCGGCGACCGACCCGGGCGCGGAGGAAGCCGCCGAGAAGGCAGCAGAGGTCGCCAAGGTCTATGCGCGCTACGAGGAACTGAAGGCAGCCTCCCAGTGCGTGGATTTCGGTGACTTGGTCATGCGGCCGGTGCTGCTGCTAGAAAGCGATGCCGCAGTTCGAGCTCAGCTTCAAAGCGACTATGACCACATCCTGGTCGACGAGTACCAGGACGTGAACCGCAGCAGCGTGCGGCTCCTGGCGGCGCTGAAGCCAACGGGCGTCAACCTATGGGTGGTGGGAGACGCCAAGCAATCCATCTACCGGTTCCGCGGTGCCTCATCGTTCAACATGTCCCGCTTCGGACGTGAGGATTTCCCTGGCGCGGTACGCGACAGCCTGGAGGTCAACTACCGCTCCACCTCGGAAGTCGTCCATGCCTTTTCGACGTTTGCGGCGGGTATGTCTGCAGCCGATGGCGAGCAGGCGCTCGAAGCGGATCGAGGCCCTGGTGGCAAGCTACCCGAGGTCATCACGGTGGGCAGCACACCCTTGCTGACAGCGGCTATCGCTGATGGCATTGAAGAACTCCGCGAAGAGGGATACCGGTACCGCGACCAGGCCGTCCTGTGCCGCGGGAACGACCGACTGTCTGATGTCGGACGGGAACTCGAGCGCGCAGGCATTCCGGTGCTTTTCTTGGGTAGCCTTTTTGAGCGGCCGGAAGTGAAGGACCTCGTCGCCATGCTGACGCTCCTTGTCGACCGGCGCGCGATGGGGCTGATCCGGACCGCTTGCTGGCCGGAGTTCACGATGGGCCTGGAAGACGCAGTCCGCGTCTTTGAGCATCTCCGGGGAACCAACGCGGAGCCAGGCGCATGGCGGCTTGGTGCCCCAACCGAGGTAACGCCATCGGGGCAAGAGGCGCTATCAGCCCTCCATGCGGCCCTTGCCGGCTTCGACGCAACGTCGCAGCCTTGGATCGTGCTGGCGACCCTTCTGTTGGATCGAACCAGGCAGGCAGCACGCATTGCTGCCTCGAGCAGCGTACCAGAGCAAGCCCAAGGCATCGCGATCTGGCAGTTCATGAACTTCGTTCGGGTGCAACCGAATGCCCAGGGACTCCCGATCCAGCGGTTGTCCGACCGTGTGCGAAGGCTGCTGCGCCTCAGAGACGATAGGGACCTGAGGCAACTGCCAGCGGCAGCCCAGGGTATCGACGCGGTCCGCCTGATGACGATCCACGGCTCGAAGGGGCTTGAGTTCCCCGCAGTCCACATTGCCGGCGTCAACAAGGACTCGATCCCGGGGTCGCTTCGGACGTCGAAATGCCCTCCACCAGCTGGCCTGGTCGCGGGCGGACAAGGAAGTGCCGAGGAGGTTGCACGGGCAGCCCATCACGAAGAGCAGGAGTGTCTGTTCTTCGTCGCCATGTCCCGTGCAAGGAATCGCCTGGCGTTCTACGGGGCCACCGCAACGGCGTCGGGACGGGCCAGAGCGCTATCGCCGTTCCTTGAGCGGATTGGGCCCGTCAATTCGCGCCCGGTGACGCCGACCACCGTCATGCCTCCTGCTCCCGATGAGGCGATGATTCCTGTCGTCTTCTCCGGTACACCGCGCTTCAGTTCCGATGCAGTCGGGCTCTACGAGTCTTGCGCCAGACGGTTTCTGTACACACACCTGCTGCATGTGGGCGGTCGCCGCCGGACGAGCTCGTTCATGCAGATGCACGAGGCGATCCGCGAGGTCTACCGCACTGTCGTGGCGCAAGGGGGCGCACCGACAGGAAAGCTCGATGAGCTGCTCTCGAAAGCATTTGTCACTCACGGTCTGCATGAGCACGGCTACGTCGAGGACTACCGGGCGATGGCGACGACGATGCTCCGATACTTCCTGGAATCCAGAGCGGGAGCGGTTGTGGAAGCACCGACCGCGCTTCGTGTCTCGTTCGGCGACCACGAGGTAGAGGTCACCCCAGACGAAGTCCTGGTGCGAAACGGCATCAGGACCTTGCGTCGGGTGAAGACAGGCCACGCGTCCAGCGGTGACGGCAAGGACGTTGGGGCCGCAGCCTTCGTGCTGGCCGCCAGGGCCGCATTCCCCGACGCCAGCATTGAGCTCGTCTACTTGGCAGACGCTGAATCCAAGCCGTTGACCCTCTCCCCCAAGGAGCTGAGCAACCGCCAGGACAAGCTGGGTGACATCTTCCGTGGCATCCGGGCTGGCCAGTTCAAGACTGAGGCATCGGACGCAATCTGCCCCAACTGCCCGGCCTTCTTCGTATGCGGTGCGGTACCGCCAGGCACGCTCTCAAAAAACTTCTGA
- a CDS encoding RNA polymerase sigma factor — MARPLRKRKLDGTPYIRREKVEIEIQALAGISAAELERRADLWQVGDPGYVSPEALLYFVRNAASGAHREKLTERLLLRVARRVPSVTNADGKTVSMTRMNIREAVRDHFVDLLLSDRNHYDDRLDYYEVNFNSAVAADRQDANDRHWKQENRTTEIETEDGEISAQVESAVGDYNPFDAEELDKKDYRLLLDDAIDSLPEFQRRIVVMWRQGIPIESNDPSVESISKVLWKSEKTVRTHRDKAFASLKLRLERKGKK, encoded by the coding sequence GTGGCACGTCCTCTTCGTAAGCGTAAGCTCGATGGCACCCCTTACATCAGGCGAGAAAAGGTCGAGATCGAGATTCAAGCCCTCGCAGGAATCAGCGCCGCAGAACTGGAGCGCCGTGCTGACCTATGGCAAGTCGGCGACCCCGGATACGTTTCCCCCGAAGCCTTGCTGTACTTTGTGCGCAACGCTGCCTCCGGCGCTCACCGCGAGAAATTGACCGAGAGGCTTCTACTCCGTGTGGCCCGCCGAGTTCCCTCAGTCACCAACGCCGACGGCAAAACGGTCTCGATGACTAGGATGAACATCCGCGAGGCCGTCCGCGACCACTTCGTTGACCTGCTACTCAGCGACCGAAACCACTACGACGACCGCCTCGACTATTACGAGGTCAACTTTAACAGCGCGGTCGCAGCGGATCGTCAGGACGCGAACGACCGCCACTGGAAGCAGGAGAACCGGACTACTGAAATTGAGACCGAGGATGGAGAGATCTCCGCCCAGGTCGAATCCGCCGTCGGAGACTACAACCCGTTCGACGCCGAAGAACTCGACAAAAAAGATTACCGGCTCCTCCTTGATGATGCGATTGACAGCCTACCGGAGTTCCAAAGGAGGATCGTCGTGATGTGGCGCCAAGGCATTCCCATAGAGTCCAACGACCCCTCGGTCGAGTCCATCAGCAAAGTCCTATGGAAATCGGAGAAGACCGTCCGCACGCATCGCGACAAGGCCTTTGCGTCTTTGAAGCTGCGCCTTGAGCGCAAGGGGAAGAAGTAA
- a CDS encoding site-specific integrase codes for MTPFTAAEREAILKACRPDERPMFQFWFETRLRPGELQALQWNHIDWDRAVARIELNQVADVIKGPKTAAGIRDVELSAEALAVLRAQRPISELKGERIWLNPRTSEPWSTDAQIRKTLWQPVCKRAEVEYRNPYQIRHTYASALLTAGANPWYVASQLGHEDVEMVFRTYGKFIREDYQKPKPALRAVN; via the coding sequence GTGACGCCATTCACTGCAGCGGAGCGCGAGGCCATCCTCAAGGCCTGCCGCCCCGACGAACGGCCCATGTTCCAGTTCTGGTTTGAGACACGCCTGCGCCCAGGCGAGCTGCAGGCGCTGCAGTGGAACCACATCGATTGGGATCGAGCCGTTGCCCGGATAGAGCTCAATCAGGTCGCAGACGTGATCAAGGGACCCAAGACAGCTGCCGGCATTCGTGATGTGGAACTGTCTGCCGAGGCACTCGCTGTGCTGCGAGCCCAGCGCCCCATTTCCGAGCTCAAGGGCGAACGCATCTGGCTCAATCCACGCACGAGCGAACCTTGGAGCACCGATGCCCAGATCCGCAAGACACTCTGGCAGCCGGTCTGCAAGCGCGCCGAAGTGGAGTACCGCAACCCGTACCAAATCCGCCACACCTATGCCTCGGCCCTACTGACGGCCGGCGCCAATCCCTGGTACGTGGCCAGCCAGTTGGGGCACGAGGATGTGGAGATGGTGTTCCGGACATACGGCAAGTTCATCCGGGAGGACTACCAGAAGCCGAAACCGGCCCTGCGCGCTGTCAACTGA